A region of Macrobrachium nipponense isolate FS-2020 chromosome 7, ASM1510439v2, whole genome shotgun sequence DNA encodes the following proteins:
- the LOC135217012 gene encoding uncharacterized protein LOC135217012 isoform X2, producing the protein MHLALLLKFTVIYCWVNRRSWVLSLTTNGRFIVTDEMYQKALPAGAIDGPKQISKARYYSTTKIEAILECGKRCFQTYNCSSFLLVPGESNCALSTLDRCSDNENLLFVRPGKHYHDLPGVIVQ; encoded by the exons ATGCATCTTGCCCTCCTGTTGAAATTCACCGTCATCTACTGCTGGGTCAACCGCCGGTCGTGGGTCCTTTCCTTAACAACGAATGGGAGGTTCATCGTCACAGACGAGATGTACCAGAAGGCTCTGCCTGCCGGGGCTATCGACGGCCCCAAGCAAATCTCGAAGGCCAGGTACTACTCAA CGACCAAAATAGAGGCGATACTTGAATGCGGAAAACGTTGTTTCCAGACATATAATTGCTCATCGTTCCTTCTGGTCCCTGGGGAGTCGAACTGCGCGCTCTCAACTCTGGACAGATGTTCTGATAACGAAAATCTGCTGTTTGTTAGACCTG GAAAACACTACCATGACCTTCCCGGAGTTATAGTACAGTAG
- the LOC135217012 gene encoding uncharacterized protein LOC135217012 isoform X1 has protein sequence MHLALLLKFTVIYCWVNRRSWVLSLTTNGRFIVTDEMYQKALPAGAIDGPKQISKARYYSTTKIEAILECGKRCFQTYNCSSFLLVPGESNCALSTLDRCSDNENLLFVRPEFDYHELLPENKTGATATCYRTCFTRNQGNCSKCGRKDCFGDKCDDCRKHCWDIPGGHEGRIELWKENLSGRKWQTCNGTWEQLWTSDKPETYQWTPSYPLTFKMNVTYTTGIENIVECDSVVMKGNLLSVGPCSGNATSLWEAPFTERKMSWITNSTCKGFWYPPNMTICQPDQDGIGPGYAWETRDEAQIEGKIASIVFWMKKL, from the exons ATGCATCTTGCCCTCCTGTTGAAATTCACCGTCATCTACTGCTGGGTCAACCGCCGGTCGTGGGTCCTTTCCTTAACAACGAATGGGAGGTTCATCGTCACAGACGAGATGTACCAGAAGGCTCTGCCTGCCGGGGCTATCGACGGCCCCAAGCAAATCTCGAAGGCCAGGTACTACTCAA CGACCAAAATAGAGGCGATACTTGAATGCGGAAAACGTTGTTTCCAGACATATAATTGCTCATCGTTCCTTCTGGTCCCTGGGGAGTCGAACTGCGCGCTCTCAACTCTGGACAGATGTTCTGATAACGAAAATCTGCTGTTTGTTAGACCTG AATTCGATTACCATGAATTGCTGCCTGAGAACAAGACGGGTGCTACGGCCACATGCTACAGAACCTGCTTTACACGGAACCAAGGCAACTGCAGCAAATGCGGACGTAAGGACTGTTTCGGAGACAAGTGCGACGACTGTCGGAAACACTGCTGGGACATCCCAGGCGGCCACGAAGGTAGAATCGAACTCTGGAAAGAAAATCTGAGCGGTCGGAAATGGCAGACATGCAACGGCACCTGGGAGCAACTGTGGACCTCAGACAAGCCCGAAACGTACCAATGGACACCTTCCTATCCTCTCACGTTCAAGATGAACGTCACCTATACGACTGGCATAGAAAACATCGTGGAATGCGACTCGGTGGTCATGAAAGGCAATCTGCTCAGCGTCGGGCCGTGCTCAGGAAACGCGACGAGTTTGTGGGAAGCGCCCTTCACCGAACGCAAGATGAGCTGGATAACTAACTCGACTTGCAAAGGTTTTTGGTATCCTCCAAATATGACGATTTGCCAGCCTGACCAAGACGGGATCGGTCCGGGTTACGCTTGGGAAACTCGTGATGAAGCGCAGATTGAGGGCAAGATTGCTAGCATCGTCTTTTGgatgaagaaattatga